A portion of the Polaribacter cellanae genome contains these proteins:
- a CDS encoding TIM-barrel domain-containing protein, translating to MKNIKILFPLLFIYIVGFAQNSNRVFKNIEQTKNGLEINVNDGKYLITFINEKIVETTFFPKGEEVNMKSHAVVLKAEDLEITPVLGNQSEFFSNGISVHVNHNPFQIIYKYNNEVIISEKQGYFKSKHIPLENVKGNIIAKETEKIEFNLTDNEVLYGAGARALGMNRRGNRLALFNRAHYGYETHSELMNFTLPIVISSKKYMLHFDNAPVGYLDLDSKKDNCLTYETISGRKTYQVIVGDSWIDLIDNYTNLTGKQPLPPRWALGNFSSRFGYHSQQETENTIAKFKSAKIPVDAVILDLYWFGKDIQGTMGNLEVYKDSFPDIKGMISNFKNKGVKTVFITEPFILTNSKKWNEAVEKDVLGKDSVGNPAKYDFYFGNTGIVDIYKKEGKDWFWNIYKDILSLGVKGLWGDLGEPEVHPTWVQHATGSANEVHNTYGHDWAKLIFEGYKTEFPNERPFILMRAGYSGSQRFGMIPWSGDVNRTWGGLQSQPEIALQMGMQGFGYMHSDLGGFAGANLDDNLYVRWLQYGVFQPIFRPHAQEDVASEPVFRSEKAKKLAKKAIELRYKLLPYNYNLAFENNQKGTPLMRPIFFEEDAEKLMSNSETYLWGKDFLITPILQDSVKTKEIYFPKTANWFNFYVDEKIEGGQTKTVKVKEKSIPTYVRGGAFILMTDVVQTTDNYKANKLELHYYYDASVKESERTFYNDDGITANAFEKRNYELLEFEAEISKRWLEIELEAEFGSNWQSSEKEIMLVIHNINWNPKKIKVAGKRKRITPQNNVLKIPVKWNPKKEVAIKISLK from the coding sequence ATGAAAAATATTAAAATTCTTTTTCCATTACTTTTTATATATATTGTTGGTTTCGCTCAGAATTCTAATAGAGTTTTTAAGAACATAGAACAAACTAAAAACGGATTAGAAATAAATGTAAATGATGGTAAATATCTAATCACTTTTATTAACGAAAAAATAGTGGAAACTACTTTTTTTCCTAAAGGAGAAGAAGTAAACATGAAATCTCATGCTGTAGTTCTAAAAGCGGAAGATTTAGAAATTACACCTGTTTTAGGCAACCAAAGTGAGTTTTTTTCAAACGGAATTTCAGTTCATGTAAATCACAATCCATTTCAAATTATTTATAAGTATAATAACGAAGTTATCATTTCAGAAAAACAAGGGTATTTCAAGTCGAAACACATTCCTCTAGAAAATGTAAAAGGAAATATTATTGCAAAAGAAACAGAAAAAATCGAATTCAATTTAACGGATAACGAAGTTTTATATGGAGCAGGAGCAAGAGCTTTAGGAATGAACAGACGTGGAAATCGTTTGGCATTATTCAACAGAGCTCATTATGGTTATGAAACACATTCAGAACTGATGAATTTTACGTTGCCAATTGTAATTTCATCAAAAAAATACATGCTTCATTTCGATAATGCACCTGTTGGTTATTTAGATTTAGACAGTAAAAAAGACAATTGTTTAACGTATGAAACCATTTCTGGAAGAAAAACCTACCAAGTAATTGTTGGCGATTCTTGGATAGATTTAATTGATAATTATACCAATTTAACAGGAAAACAACCTTTACCACCAAGATGGGCTTTAGGAAATTTTTCAAGCAGATTTGGGTATCATTCTCAGCAAGAAACAGAAAACACGATTGCTAAATTTAAGTCAGCAAAAATTCCTGTAGATGCTGTAATTTTAGACTTGTATTGGTTTGGAAAAGACATTCAAGGAACCATGGGGAATTTAGAAGTTTACAAAGATTCTTTCCCAGATATAAAAGGAATGATTTCAAATTTTAAAAACAAAGGAGTAAAAACAGTATTCATTACAGAGCCATTTATTTTAACCAATTCAAAAAAATGGAATGAAGCTGTAGAAAAAGATGTTTTGGGGAAAGATTCTGTAGGAAATCCTGCAAAGTATGATTTCTATTTTGGAAATACAGGAATTGTAGATATCTATAAAAAAGAAGGAAAAGATTGGTTTTGGAACATTTATAAAGACATTTTAAGTTTAGGTGTAAAAGGACTTTGGGGAGATTTGGGTGAGCCAGAAGTACATCCAACTTGGGTGCAACACGCAACAGGTTCTGCAAACGAAGTCCACAATACGTATGGTCATGATTGGGCAAAACTAATTTTTGAAGGTTATAAAACCGAGTTTCCAAACGAAAGACCTTTCATTTTAATGCGAGCAGGTTATTCAGGCTCACAACGTTTTGGAATGATTCCCTGGTCTGGAGATGTAAATAGAACTTGGGGAGGTTTGCAAAGTCAGCCAGAAATTGCGCTACAAATGGGCATGCAAGGTTTTGGCTATATGCATTCCGATTTAGGTGGTTTTGCAGGTGCAAATTTAGATGATAATTTATATGTAAGATGGTTACAATATGGCGTTTTTCAGCCTATTTTTAGACCACATGCACAAGAAGATGTAGCAAGTGAACCCGTTTTTAGAAGCGAAAAAGCAAAGAAATTAGCAAAAAAAGCAATTGAATTGCGTTACAAATTGTTGCCTTACAATTACAATTTAGCATTCGAAAATAATCAAAAAGGAACGCCATTAATGCGTCCGATTTTCTTTGAAGAAGATGCAGAAAAATTAATGAGTAATTCAGAAACGTATTTATGGGGAAAAGATTTTTTAATCACGCCAATTTTACAAGATTCTGTAAAAACGAAAGAAATTTATTTTCCAAAAACGGCAAATTGGTTCAATTTTTATGTTGATGAAAAAATAGAAGGAGGACAAACAAAAACTGTAAAAGTGAAAGAAAAATCAATACCCACTTATGTAAGAGGTGGCGCTTTTATTTTGATGACAGATGTTGTGCAAACCACAGACAATTACAAAGCCAATAAATTGGAACTGCATTATTATTATGATGCTTCTGTAAAAGAAAGTGAAAGAACTTTTTATAATGATGATGGAATTACAGCAAATGCTTTCGAAAAAAGAAATTACGAGTTGTTAGAATTTGAAGCAGAAATCTCCAAAAGATGGTTAGAAATTGAATTGGAAGCCGAATTTGGTAGCAATTGGCAATCATCAGAAAAAGAAATAATGTTGGTTATTCATAACATCAATTGGAATCCTAAAAAGATAAAAGTTGCAGGTAAACGAAAAAGAATTACACCGCAAAATAATGTTCTAAAGATTCCAGTAAAATGGAATCCTAAAAAAGAAGTAGCAATAAAAATATCATTAAAATAA
- a CDS encoding alpha-amylase family glycosyl hydrolase, protein MKQKNIFLATVFISILMSCSTQKDSEKKMKSTITKKKTVVYQVFTRLFGNTNTTNKPWGTIEENGVGKFNDFTDKALTEIKNLGVTHIWYTGVPHHDVIRDYTKYGISNDDPDVVKGRAGSPYAVKDYYNVNPDLAENVENRLQEFEALIDRSHKNDLKVIIDIVPNHVARNYQSLTNPEGTKDFGADDNTSVEYHVNNNFYYVPNKAFEVPDFLNDYKPLGGEKHPLSDGKFDENPAKWTGNGARSPKPNFYDWYETVKVNYGISPDGKKDFDELPAGFENEDYKKHFEFWKDKKAPNSWIKFRNICLYWIEKGVDGFRYDMAEMVPVEFWSYLNSAIKMKNENAFLLAEVYNPSLYRDYIKKGKMDYLYDKVQLYDTIKHVMQGHGLTDNIPPILEDLKDIEHNMLHFLENHDEQRIASPEFAGNALKGKPAMVISTTISTAPTMVYFGQEFGEDGSENAGFGSPSRTSIFDYVGVPSLQRWVNDKNFDGGQSTKEELDLRDFYKRLLNFTIKSDALMGEYVDLHNYNRENTQNYTHKILSFVRFSEDEKLVIISNFDDNEVFKFQLKIPSEIIKKWNLKDGIYKMKDQLYNSKSFNLEVNNSEGNINIVINPLESFILKIQ, encoded by the coding sequence ATGAAACAAAAAAATATTTTTTTAGCCACAGTTTTTATATCAATTCTAATGAGTTGTAGCACTCAAAAAGATTCAGAAAAGAAGATGAAGAGTACAATTACGAAGAAAAAAACAGTTGTTTATCAAGTTTTTACACGTTTGTTTGGCAACACAAATACCACCAACAAACCTTGGGGAACGATTGAAGAAAATGGAGTTGGAAAATTCAACGATTTTACAGATAAAGCGCTAACTGAAATTAAAAATTTAGGAGTTACACACATTTGGTACACAGGTGTTCCACATCATGATGTAATTCGCGATTATACAAAATACGGCATTTCTAATGACGACCCAGATGTGGTAAAAGGTAGAGCAGGTTCGCCTTACGCAGTAAAAGATTATTATAATGTAAACCCGGATTTGGCAGAAAATGTAGAAAACAGATTGCAAGAATTTGAGGCTTTAATAGATCGTTCGCATAAAAACGATTTAAAAGTGATTATAGACATCGTTCCAAATCACGTTGCAAGAAATTACCAAAGTTTAACAAATCCAGAAGGAACCAAAGATTTTGGAGCAGATGATAATACTTCTGTGGAATATCATGTAAATAATAATTTTTATTATGTGCCAAACAAAGCATTCGAAGTTCCCGATTTTTTAAATGACTACAAACCTTTGGGTGGAGAAAAACATCCACTTTCTGATGGTAAATTTGATGAAAATCCTGCAAAATGGACAGGAAATGGCGCGCGTTCTCCAAAACCCAATTTTTATGATTGGTACGAAACTGTAAAAGTAAATTATGGAATTTCTCCTGATGGAAAAAAAGATTTTGACGAATTACCAGCAGGTTTCGAAAATGAAGATTACAAAAAACATTTCGAGTTTTGGAAAGATAAAAAAGCACCAAATTCTTGGATAAAATTTAGGAATATTTGCTTGTATTGGATAGAAAAAGGTGTGGATGGTTTTAGATATGACATGGCAGAAATGGTACCAGTAGAATTTTGGAGTTATTTAAATTCTGCTATCAAAATGAAAAATGAAAACGCTTTTTTATTGGCAGAAGTGTACAATCCGAGTTTGTATAGAGATTACATTAAAAAAGGAAAAATGGATTATTTGTATGACAAAGTGCAGTTGTATGACACCATAAAGCACGTTATGCAAGGTCATGGATTAACAGATAATATTCCACCAATTTTAGAAGATTTAAAAGATATTGAGCATAATATGTTGCATTTTTTAGAAAATCATGATGAGCAAAGAATTGCGAGTCCAGAATTTGCAGGAAATGCTTTAAAAGGAAAACCAGCAATGGTTATTTCTACAACCATTTCCACTGCACCAACCATGGTTTATTTTGGACAGGAATTTGGAGAAGATGGTTCAGAAAATGCAGGGTTTGGAAGTCCGTCAAGAACATCAATTTTCGATTATGTGGGTGTTCCTTCTCTACAAAGATGGGTAAATGATAAAAATTTCGATGGAGGACAATCTACCAAAGAAGAACTCGATTTAAGAGATTTTTACAAACGCTTATTAAATTTTACCATTAAAAGTGATGCTTTAATGGGCGAATATGTAGATTTACACAACTATAATAGAGAAAATACGCAAAATTACACGCATAAAATTTTGTCTTTTGTACGTTTTTCTGAGGATGAAAAGTTAGTAATTATTTCTAATTTTGATGATAATGAGGTTTTTAAATTTCAGTTAAAAATTCCTTCAGAAATTATTAAAAAATGGAATTTAAAAGACGGAATCTATAAAATGAAAGACCAACTATACAATTCGAAATCATTTAATTTAGAAGTAAATAATTCAGAAGGAAATATCAATATTGTTATCAATCCTTTAGAATCTTTTATCTTAAAAATTCAATAA
- a CDS encoding glycoside hydrolase family 97 protein, with the protein MKNQSLIALFIISLSLFSCGVASSKVTSPDENIVVNFYLSNEGQFFYTIKYKEKSIIDTSFVGFKLLDAPDLEKGFIARVKKPNKVDETWQMLWGEQENVVNKYNEIRIELEEKENLKRKVNLVFKVYNDGVGFRYEFPKQENLKEVLIAEENTEFNLTEDYKTFWIPGDWDIYEHLYSTTKLSEIDAESYIPKTNLAQTYIPENAVNTPVTLVGKNGIHLSFHEASLVDYAGMTLKVDTKNLGFKSSLVGSRNTAYKVKRTAPFVTPWRTIQITENAPDLIQSNLIVNLNEPNKLGNISWFTPMKYTGVWWEMHLGKSSWDYGMEMVDGKWTDTGKAHGKHGATTENVKRFIDFSAKNNIGGVLVEGWNTGWEHWIGFEDREGVFDFVTPYPDYNLDEVTSYAKEKGVQIIMHHETSAATETYEKQQDTAYALMKKYGMHVVKSGYVGKILPKGEYHHGQYMVNQYNNAAIKAAKYEVAVNAHEPIKATGLRRTYPNIISREGLRGQEFNAWASDGGNPPEHLSIVAFTRMLAGPIDFTPGIFNIKFDEYKKENQVNTTLAHQLALYVVVYSPVQMVADLVEHYEANPAPLEFIKDVGVDWSKTKILNGEVGDFVTIARKERKTGNWFLGSITDENSREITINFDFLDENTSYEAKIYKDGKNAHWNDNPLDIDIETVEITKKDKQTFTLAAGGGLAISIQKKD; encoded by the coding sequence ATGAAAAACCAAAGTTTAATCGCCTTATTTATAATTTCTTTATCGCTATTTTCTTGTGGTGTAGCTTCATCGAAAGTAACTTCTCCAGACGAAAATATTGTAGTAAATTTTTATTTATCAAACGAAGGACAGTTTTTTTATACCATTAAGTATAAAGAGAAATCAATTATAGATACTTCTTTTGTTGGGTTTAAATTATTAGATGCTCCAGATTTAGAAAAAGGTTTTATTGCCAGAGTTAAAAAGCCAAATAAAGTAGATGAAACATGGCAAATGCTTTGGGGAGAGCAAGAAAATGTTGTAAACAAATACAATGAAATTCGAATTGAACTCGAAGAAAAAGAAAATTTAAAAAGAAAGGTAAACCTTGTTTTTAAAGTTTATAATGATGGTGTTGGTTTTCGATATGAATTCCCTAAGCAAGAAAACTTAAAAGAAGTTTTAATTGCTGAAGAAAATACAGAATTCAACTTAACAGAAGACTATAAAACCTTTTGGATTCCTGGAGATTGGGATATTTATGAGCATTTATATAGTACTACAAAATTATCGGAAATTGATGCAGAATCCTACATTCCAAAAACGAATTTGGCACAAACTTACATACCAGAGAATGCTGTAAATACACCAGTAACTTTAGTTGGCAAAAACGGAATTCATTTAAGTTTTCATGAAGCTTCTTTAGTAGATTATGCTGGAATGACTTTAAAAGTGGATACCAAAAATTTAGGTTTTAAAAGTAGTTTGGTAGGTTCAAGAAATACAGCATATAAAGTAAAGAGAACAGCTCCTTTCGTAACTCCTTGGAGAACGATTCAAATTACAGAGAATGCTCCAGATTTAATTCAGTCGAATTTAATCGTCAATTTAAACGAACCAAATAAATTAGGCAATATTTCTTGGTTTACACCCATGAAATATACAGGAGTTTGGTGGGAAATGCATTTAGGAAAGTCTTCTTGGGATTATGGAATGGAAATGGTTGATGGAAAATGGACAGATACTGGAAAAGCGCATGGAAAACATGGTGCTACTACAGAAAATGTAAAACGTTTTATCGATTTTTCGGCAAAAAATAACATTGGAGGTGTTTTAGTGGAAGGTTGGAATACTGGTTGGGAACACTGGATTGGTTTTGAAGATAGAGAAGGAGTTTTCGATTTTGTAACTCCATATCCAGATTATAATTTAGATGAAGTTACTTCTTATGCAAAGGAAAAAGGAGTGCAAATTATTATGCATCATGAAACTTCTGCAGCAACAGAAACTTACGAAAAGCAACAAGATACTGCATATGCATTAATGAAAAAATACGGAATGCATGTAGTTAAATCTGGTTATGTTGGTAAAATCCTTCCAAAAGGAGAATATCATCATGGACAATATATGGTAAATCAATATAACAATGCAGCTATAAAAGCTGCAAAATATGAGGTTGCTGTAAACGCACATGAACCAATCAAGGCAACAGGTTTAAGAAGAACATATCCAAATATTATTTCGAGAGAAGGTTTACGTGGGCAAGAATTTAATGCTTGGGCTTCAGATGGAGGAAACCCGCCAGAACATTTATCGATTGTAGCTTTTACAAGAATGTTGGCAGGTCCCATAGATTTTACACCTGGTATTTTTAACATCAAATTTGATGAATATAAAAAAGAAAATCAAGTAAATACAACATTGGCACATCAATTGGCTTTGTATGTGGTTGTTTATAGTCCAGTGCAAATGGTTGCAGATTTAGTAGAACATTATGAGGCAAATCCTGCTCCTTTAGAATTTATTAAAGATGTTGGAGTAGATTGGTCTAAAACCAAGATTTTAAATGGAGAAGTTGGCGATTTTGTTACCATTGCAAGAAAAGAGCGTAAAACTGGTAATTGGTTTTTAGGAAGTATTACCGATGAAAATTCTCGTGAAATAACTATTAATTTCGACTTTTTGGATGAGAATACCTCGTATGAAGCTAAAATTTATAAAGATGGAAAAAACGCACATTGGAACGACAATCCTTTAGATATAGATATTGAAACCGTAGAAATTACTAAAAAAGATAAGCAAACATTTACTTTAGCAGCAGGTGGTGGTTTGGCTATTAGTATCCAGAAAAAAGATTAA
- a CDS encoding alpha-amylase family glycosyl hydrolase, translated as MKKILFIFIFASIVGCKENLSGKTNPKETAKTEFVWEAANLYFLLTDRFNNGDTSNDINFDRTRETGKLRGFEGGDIKGITQKIEEGYFTKLGINAIWMTPIVEQIHGGTDEGTGLSYGFHGYWAKDWTKIDPNYGTKEDLKELVKVAHKNGIRVVLDAVINHTGPVTEKDPVWPNDWVRTEPQCTYDNYEHTVSCALVKNLPDIKTESNENVALPPQLVAKWKEEGRYEQEVAELDAFFERTGYPRAPRFYIIKWLTDYITEFGIDGYRVDTVKHTEEFVWQEFRKECDFAFAEYKKNNADKVLDNNGFYLVGEVYNYAISHGKAFDFGDKKVNYFDKAFNSLINFELKWNVKQLKAKEVFYKYDSILSGNLKNYGIMNYLTSHDDGQPFDKERSMPFKTATMLLLTPGTSQVYYGDESARDLTIEGTIGDATLRSFMNWSDINNNKETQKILTHWQKLGQFRAKHPAVGAGKHTLISDKNGLTFSRVRNDDKVIIGIDMFENKIDIKVSSIFKNGDELRDAYSNQKVKVKDGKVHFVSEFNVVLLEKNKI; from the coding sequence ATGAAAAAAATACTCTTTATCTTCATTTTTGCATCTATCGTTGGTTGTAAAGAGAATTTATCAGGAAAAACAAACCCAAAAGAAACTGCCAAAACCGAATTTGTTTGGGAAGCCGCAAACTTATATTTCCTATTAACAGATCGTTTTAATAACGGAGATACTTCCAACGATATTAATTTCGACAGAACTAGAGAAACTGGAAAATTAAGAGGTTTCGAAGGTGGAGATATTAAAGGAATTACTCAAAAAATTGAAGAAGGTTATTTTACCAAATTAGGTATCAATGCCATTTGGATGACGCCAATTGTAGAGCAAATTCATGGAGGAACAGACGAAGGAACAGGACTTTCTTATGGTTTTCATGGGTATTGGGCTAAAGATTGGACGAAAATCGACCCCAATTATGGAACAAAAGAAGATTTAAAAGAGTTGGTAAAAGTTGCGCACAAAAACGGAATTCGTGTGGTTTTAGATGCTGTAATTAATCACACAGGTCCTGTTACAGAAAAAGACCCAGTTTGGCCAAACGATTGGGTTCGTACAGAACCACAATGTACATATGACAATTACGAACATACAGTTTCTTGTGCGTTGGTTAAAAATTTACCAGATATTAAAACAGAAAGCAACGAAAATGTAGCACTGCCTCCACAATTAGTTGCAAAATGGAAAGAAGAAGGACGTTATGAGCAAGAAGTAGCAGAATTAGATGCGTTTTTCGAAAGAACAGGATATCCAAGAGCACCAAGATTCTACATTATAAAATGGTTGACAGATTATATTACAGAATTTGGAATTGACGGTTACAGAGTAGATACAGTAAAACATACAGAGGAATTTGTATGGCAAGAATTCAGGAAAGAATGCGATTTCGCTTTTGCAGAATACAAGAAAAATAATGCAGATAAAGTTTTAGATAACAATGGTTTTTATTTGGTAGGAGAAGTGTATAATTACGCAATTTCTCACGGAAAAGCCTTTGATTTTGGCGATAAAAAGGTTAATTATTTCGATAAAGCTTTCAATAGCTTAATCAATTTTGAGTTGAAATGGAATGTAAAACAACTGAAAGCAAAAGAGGTTTTTTATAAATACGACTCTATATTAAGTGGCAATTTAAAAAACTACGGGATCATGAATTATCTGACCTCTCATGATGATGGACAACCTTTTGATAAAGAAAGAAGTATGCCATTTAAAACAGCGACCATGTTGTTGTTAACACCTGGAACTTCGCAAGTTTATTATGGAGATGAATCTGCCAGAGATTTAACAATCGAAGGCACAATTGGTGATGCAACTTTGCGTTCTTTTATGAATTGGAGTGACATCAACAATAACAAAGAAACACAGAAAATTCTAACACATTGGCAAAAATTAGGTCAGTTTAGAGCAAAACATCCTGCAGTTGGTGCAGGAAAACATACTTTAATATCCGATAAAAATGGTTTAACTTTTTCAAGAGTTCGAAATGATGATAAAGTAATTATTGGAATTGATATGTTCGAAAATAAAATCGACATTAAGGTATCTTCAATATTTAAAAATGGAGACGAATTAAGAGATGCGTATTCCAACCAGAAGGTAAAAGTAAAGGATGGAAAGGTACATTTTGTATCTGAATTTAATGTTGTATTATTGGAAAAAAATAAAATTTAG
- a CDS encoding helix-turn-helix and ligand-binding sensor domain-containing protein — protein MIRFKNIFLFFFFLSTIQVFQAQEIPPIHNFTTEDYGAENQNWSISQAENKYIYVANNKGLLEYNGENWQLYPTPNETILRSVKCIGDKVFTGFYRDFGYWQKNEFGILEFTSIVDAKKIEMLEDEQIWEIVELDGWVLFKSLQKIYIYNLKTGILKIIEADNLIAKIVSLNGFIYFQELGKGLFKIENGEPELISSATVLKENRITEIFLKEEKLFFITQKKGFYFLENSQLKKWTISADKFLEVNTIYSAKLLRDNKMVLGSVSNGIIYLNEKGEIESQINQNLGLANNTVLSIFEDIDSNIWLGLDNGINFLNFKSPFKLFVNKDLFLGTIYTSTLFKGNLYLGTNQGLFYKKYNSNDNFQFVKNTQGQVWSLKIIDNQLFCGHDSGTFLIKENKAELIVNIQGSWDVKKLDDTTLIQGNYDGLYVLKRENNKWSLKNKIDGFENSARYFLLLDNNRIFVNHEYKGVFKLKINKNYSSVLENIKEGTLQKGIHSSLIKHKNEILYASKKGVYKYLKTSNNFVLDTLYSKLIPEKDFITAKLISDPATNKLWSFTKKGLRFLNPGQFSNNPSLDLIPLRNTLFKGASGFENILHLEKKKYLVGATNGYVTLDLSLFTVPKSFTVDITKIYNYELDQPSKNVSLTEKVDFKNEENSIEFFYSVPNFTKSSNILYQHKLEGYNSKWSDFSQSNFVFFENLPFGDYTFKVRASVGGELSENIAEFQFKIEKPWYLSTLLIVIYVILFLLIIYAWHRASKKHYIKQQEKLLDKAQKELELKELESSQKIIKLNNEKLRNDIESKSRELATSTMSIIKKNEFLNTIKKELLEGKMQSIDKVVKIIDKNMTNTDDWKMFQEAFNNADKKFLKKMKAKHPELTPNDLRLCAYLRLNLSSKEIAPLLNISPRSVEVKRYRLRKKMNLGHDENLTNYILEI, from the coding sequence ATGATTAGATTTAAAAACATATTTCTTTTTTTCTTTTTTTTATCGACTATACAAGTTTTTCAAGCGCAGGAAATTCCGCCAATACATAACTTTACGACAGAAGATTATGGAGCGGAGAATCAGAATTGGTCGATTTCTCAAGCAGAAAATAAATATATCTATGTTGCAAACAACAAAGGTTTATTAGAATATAATGGCGAAAATTGGCAATTATATCCTACTCCAAATGAAACGATTTTGCGTTCTGTAAAATGTATTGGAGATAAAGTTTTTACTGGTTTCTATCGAGATTTTGGGTATTGGCAAAAAAACGAATTTGGCATTTTAGAATTTACTTCTATTGTAGATGCTAAAAAAATAGAAATGCTAGAAGATGAGCAAATATGGGAAATAGTAGAGTTAGATGGTTGGGTGCTTTTTAAATCACTTCAAAAAATTTACATCTATAATTTAAAAACAGGTATCCTTAAAATTATAGAAGCAGATAATTTAATTGCTAAAATTGTGTCCCTAAATGGCTTCATATATTTTCAAGAACTAGGGAAAGGGTTGTTTAAAATAGAAAATGGAGAACCGGAGTTAATTTCCAGTGCAACAGTTTTAAAAGAGAATAGAATTACCGAAATATTTTTAAAAGAGGAAAAACTATTTTTTATAACTCAAAAAAAAGGTTTCTATTTTCTTGAAAATAGTCAGTTAAAAAAATGGACTATTTCTGCTGATAAATTTTTAGAAGTAAACACAATTTACAGCGCAAAACTATTGAGAGACAATAAAATGGTTTTGGGTTCTGTTTCTAATGGAATAATCTATTTAAATGAAAAAGGAGAAATCGAATCTCAAATTAACCAGAATTTAGGTTTAGCAAATAATACAGTTTTGTCTATTTTTGAAGATATAGATAGTAATATTTGGCTGGGTTTAGACAATGGAATTAATTTTTTAAATTTTAAATCGCCATTTAAACTGTTTGTAAATAAAGATTTGTTTTTAGGAACAATTTATACATCAACTTTATTTAAAGGGAATTTGTATTTAGGAACCAACCAAGGTTTGTTTTATAAAAAATACAATTCCAATGATAATTTTCAATTTGTAAAAAATACACAAGGTCAAGTTTGGAGTTTAAAAATTATCGATAACCAACTTTTTTGTGGTCACGATTCAGGTACTTTTTTAATAAAAGAAAATAAGGCTGAATTAATAGTAAATATTCAAGGAAGTTGGGATGTTAAAAAGTTAGATGACACCACATTAATTCAGGGTAATTACGATGGTTTGTATGTTTTAAAAAGAGAAAATAATAAGTGGTCTTTAAAAAATAAAATAGATGGTTTCGAAAATAGTGCACGTTACTTTTTATTATTAGATAATAATAGAATATTTGTAAACCACGAGTATAAAGGTGTTTTTAAACTAAAAATTAATAAAAATTACAGTTCTGTTTTAGAAAATATTAAAGAGGGTACTTTGCAAAAAGGAATCCATTCAAGTTTAATAAAGCATAAAAACGAAATACTGTATGCTTCAAAAAAAGGAGTATATAAATACTTAAAAACGTCCAACAATTTTGTGTTAGACACTTTATATAGTAAACTAATTCCAGAGAAAGATTTTATTACTGCCAAATTAATTTCAGACCCAGCTACAAATAAATTGTGGTCTTTTACCAAAAAAGGACTCCGATTTCTAAATCCTGGGCAGTTTAGTAATAATCCAAGTTTAGATTTAATTCCTTTAAGAAATACATTATTTAAAGGAGCCTCTGGTTTCGAAAATATTCTTCATCTAGAAAAAAAGAAATATTTAGTAGGAGCAACAAACGGTTATGTAACTTTAGATTTAAGTTTATTTACTGTGCCAAAATCTTTTACAGTAGATATTACCAAAATATATAATTATGAATTAGATCAACCTTCAAAAAATGTTTCTTTAACTGAAAAAGTAGATTTTAAAAATGAAGAAAATAGCATCGAATTCTTTTATAGTGTTCCTAATTTTACAAAATCTTCGAATATATTGTACCAACATAAGTTAGAGGGTTATAATAGTAAGTGGAGTGATTTCTCACAATCGAATTTTGTGTTTTTCGAAAACCTTCCATTTGGAGACTATACATTTAAAGTAAGAGCTTCTGTGGGTGGAGAGTTAAGTGAGAATATTGCAGAGTTTCAATTTAAAATAGAAAAACCTTGGTATTTATCAACCTTGTTAATAGTTATTTATGTCATACTTTTTTTATTAATTATTTACGCTTGGCATAGAGCATCAAAAAAACATTACATTAAGCAACAAGAAAAACTTTTAGATAAAGCTCAAAAAGAGTTGGAGTTAAAAGAATTGGAAAGTTCTCAAAAAATTATAAAGTTAAATAACGAAAAGTTAAGAAACGATATTGAAAGTAAAAGTAGAGAACTGGCAACTTCTACAATGAGTATTATAAAGAAAAATGAGTTTCTAAATACCATAAAAAAAGAGCTATTAGAAGGTAAAATGCAAAGCATAGATAAGGTGGTTAAAATTATCGATAAGAACATGACCAATACAGATGATTGGAAAATGTTTCAAGAAGCATTTAATAATGCAGATAAAAAATTCCTTAAAAAAATGAAAGCCAAGCATCCAGAGTTAACTCCAAATGATCTAAGGTTGTGTGCTTATCTTCGTCTAAATCTATCTTCTAAAGAAATTGCCCCACTATTAAATATTTCTCCAAGAAGTGTAGAAGTAAAAAGATATAGACTTCGAAAAAAAATGAATTTAGGGCATGATGAGAACTTAACAAATTACATTTTAGAAATTTAA